In the Deinococcus planocerae genome, CGGCTTGGTCACGTACTCGCTCGCCCCCTGACGCAAGCCCCAGCGCACGTCGGTGTCGTTGCCCTTGCTCGACACGAGCACGACCTTGACGCCCTGGGTGAGCGCGTTTTTCCTCAGCGCCCGCAGCACCTCGTAGCCGTTTTGTCCAGGCATGACCACATCGAGCAGCACCAGGTCGGGGCGCTCGGCGGCCACCCGGCCCTCCACCTCGGTGGGGTCGCTCACGGTAATGACCTGGTGGGCTTCCGAGCGGAGGATGCTCTCCATCAGGGCGAGATCGGCGGTGGAGTCGTCTGCGACAAGAATCTTAGCCATGCGCTTCTCCTGGGAAGGGGGTGACCCGGCGGGCGGGCGGAAAGGGGCAGAGCCTCCGCTCGCCGAAACCTCGTGTCTGTGGCGGCGGGAGGGCCGCCGGGGCGGACGCGCGTTGGGTGGGCCAGGCCGGAGTGGGGACGGGAGCGGTGGGGGGGTGGCGAGACCTCCTCGCACGGTGGGCGACGTGGCCGGAGCAACCCCGGAACCACACCCGCCCCCGCCTCGGGAGCCCCGGCACCCTGAGGGGAGCGGCCCACACCCCTCCACCAGCGCCGATGGAGCCACGTTAGGTCCCGAGTTCTCACAGCCGCATCACAACCGGCGTGTCTTTCTTCGACGTTAAGACGTCAAAAGCCGGGTTTCCGGCCCCCCGCGCGCCGGGCCGGGGCCGAATCTGTAGCGCTGCGTACACTCTCCGGCCTCCCCCGCCCCCCCGCGAGCGGGCGGCCCGCGGGTGAGATCATCCCGCGGTCAGGAGGGGTGCCGGGCTCAGCGGGTGCGGGTGACCTTGCTCAGCAGCGGCGGGGCGTCGGGGTCGAGGCCGCGGTGCAGGGCCAGGTGCGCCGCGAAAAGGTAGAAGGTCAGCGCGCTGGCGAGGGGGTCGGTTAGGGCGTGGCCGGTGGGAGGCGTTTCCAGGGTGCCTCCCGGCTGGGGCCCCAGGGTCCGCAGGTCCGCCCCCTGAGCGAGCAGCTCCGCGTAGGCCCGCGAGGTCGCCTCCCCCGCCGCGTCCGCGGACGTGAGGCCGAGCAGCGGCACCCCCTCGGCGAGCAGCCGTTTGGGGCCGTGGCTGAACTCCGCCGCCGAGTACGCCTCGGCGTGAATCCCGCACGTCTCCTTGAGCTTGAGGGCCACCTCCTGCCCCACCCCGAAGTGCAGTCCCCGGGCCAGCACGAGCACGTTCTCCGCGAAGCGGTAGCGCTCGGCGAGGTCGCGGGCCTGGACTTCCAGCCCCAGGGTTCGTTCGAGCA is a window encoding:
- a CDS encoding response regulator, which encodes MAKILVADDSTADLALMESILRSEAHQVITVSDPTEVEGRVAAERPDLVLLDVVMPGQNGYEVLRALRKNALTQGVKVVLVSSKGNDTDVRWGLRQGASEYVTKPYTPAQILDSVRRVVG